Proteins from a single region of Dyadobacter fanqingshengii:
- a CDS encoding class I SAM-dependent methyltransferase — protein MSTEKQSHEAHSGWYEVQYATQEAKDKAIELWEYDEQHKTINHWIHRRQLELTTPFTIEKKSWLTIGDGYGFDANYFYRQGLDTTATDISGTFLPLSKSRGFFEHYSVENVEKLSFADDSYDYIFCKEAYHHFPRPYLGVYEMLRVAREAVILVEPHDPISKMPFLLALRNIFDRFDTKLLQKYWKNRYSFEEVGNYVFKLSEREMDKLANGMGLPAVAFKGINNNYYHPSYAKDKADDSSPAFRKIKRKLAFHDFLTKFSLMPSQVLCAVIFKKLPSQKVMEAMEKEGFQVHIFPPNPYAR, from the coding sequence ATGTCTACGGAAAAGCAGAGCCATGAGGCGCATTCAGGTTGGTATGAGGTTCAGTACGCGACCCAGGAAGCGAAGGATAAGGCCATTGAATTGTGGGAATATGACGAACAGCATAAGACCATTAATCACTGGATCCACCGCCGGCAGCTGGAACTGACGACACCCTTCACCATTGAAAAGAAATCCTGGCTCACCATAGGCGATGGCTACGGTTTCGACGCCAACTATTTTTATCGCCAGGGCCTCGACACGACTGCTACGGATATTTCCGGCACATTTTTACCTTTATCCAAGTCCCGCGGATTTTTTGAGCATTATTCGGTTGAGAATGTTGAGAAGCTGAGTTTCGCGGATGATTCTTACGACTATATTTTTTGCAAGGAAGCTTACCATCATTTTCCCAGGCCTTATTTGGGTGTTTACGAAATGCTGCGCGTTGCGAGGGAAGCGGTCATCCTTGTAGAGCCACACGATCCGATCTCCAAAATGCCTTTTTTACTCGCATTAAGGAACATCTTCGACCGTTTCGACACAAAGCTTTTGCAGAAATACTGGAAAAACCGGTATTCCTTTGAAGAGGTTGGGAATTACGTTTTCAAGCTCTCGGAACGGGAAATGGATAAATTGGCCAACGGAATGGGCTTACCCGCCGTTGCATTCAAAGGCATTAACAATAATTACTACCACCCGTCTTACGCCAAAGACAAGGCCGACGATTCGTCGCCAGCATTCCGTAAAATCAAACGAAAACTGGCATTTCACGATTTTCTTACCAAGTTCTCCCTAATGCCCTCACAAGTCCTCTGCGCCGTGATCTTCAAGAAATTGCCGTCGCAAAAAGTGATGGAAGCCATGGAAAAGGAAGGTTTTCAAGTACACATTTTCCCGCCGAATCCTTATGCGAGGTAA
- a CDS encoding glycosyltransferase family 4 protein, with the protein MVLHLSNFHLEGGAGVAAARLHRALLKSNVESTLLVSQVTANEPGVSNLSNNALQTKKALARFIGERLYFYPQEKDASVRFAFSPAEVGADISNHPLVQQADVIHLHWINFGFLSLDSLDKLFSLGKPIVWTLHDMWTFTGGCHYSRGCEKFLTHCHYCPYLAKPEEYDISFQQFERKQEIYNNTKMALISPSQWLDNLVKKAALTADITSSSIPNCIDTVLFKPLEKSVIWRKLNLSASKKLILFAGANTSDPRKGFIYFKQALEKIGLLSSEIEVMVLGKANPKAMDTFPLPVHYLGKISDPAKMVDAYNAADMIVVPSLEDNLPNTIMEAMSCGTPAVGFATGGIPEMIDHQINGYIALQGSAQSLAEGIEWLLNDENNARMSENARAKVLETYAESIVASQYQQLYQSLLSHE; encoded by the coding sequence ATGGTGCTTCACCTCAGTAATTTTCATCTGGAAGGAGGAGCGGGAGTGGCCGCGGCGCGTTTGCACCGGGCATTGTTGAAATCAAATGTTGAATCCACGTTACTGGTGTCTCAGGTAACAGCCAACGAACCGGGAGTTAGCAACCTTTCTAACAACGCATTACAAACTAAGAAAGCACTGGCCCGTTTCATCGGCGAACGACTTTATTTTTATCCACAGGAAAAAGATGCGTCCGTTAGATTTGCATTTTCGCCCGCGGAAGTTGGGGCGGATATCAGTAATCATCCCTTGGTTCAGCAAGCTGATGTTATTCATTTACATTGGATCAATTTTGGATTTTTATCACTTGATTCGCTGGATAAGCTCTTTTCATTGGGTAAGCCCATCGTTTGGACATTGCATGATATGTGGACATTCACGGGTGGCTGCCATTACAGTAGAGGTTGCGAGAAATTCCTGACGCATTGTCATTATTGTCCTTATCTGGCCAAACCCGAAGAATACGACATTTCATTTCAACAATTCGAACGAAAGCAGGAGATATATAACAATACAAAAATGGCGCTGATTTCGCCAAGTCAATGGTTGGATAACCTGGTCAAAAAAGCGGCGCTAACCGCTGATATAACATCTTCGAGCATTCCCAACTGCATTGATACAGTCTTATTTAAACCATTAGAAAAATCGGTAATCTGGCGAAAACTAAACCTTTCAGCGTCAAAGAAACTCATCCTTTTCGCAGGCGCTAACACTTCTGATCCGAGAAAAGGTTTTATATATTTCAAACAGGCGCTCGAAAAGATAGGATTGCTTTCGAGTGAAATTGAAGTTATGGTGCTTGGAAAAGCCAATCCGAAAGCCATGGATACATTTCCGTTGCCGGTTCATTATTTGGGAAAAATTTCAGATCCTGCCAAAATGGTGGATGCCTATAATGCGGCTGATATGATCGTCGTTCCTTCTCTGGAAGATAATTTGCCTAATACGATCATGGAAGCAATGTCCTGCGGAACGCCAGCAGTCGGATTTGCAACCGGCGGAATTCCTGAAATGATTGATCATCAGATCAACGGTTACATAGCATTGCAGGGATCGGCTCAATCGCTTGCAGAGGGCATTGAGTGGCTTTTGAATGATGAAAACAATGCCCGAATGTCGGAGAACGCTCGCGCCAAAGTGCTTGAAACCTATGCCGAAAGCATCGTAGCATCACAATATCAACAACTTTACCAGTCGCTGCTTTCGCATGAATGA
- a CDS encoding glycosyltransferase family 2 protein, which produces MNDFPLLTIITITYNAEQFLERTLKSVQAALNNITKLQAVEYLIIDGKSSDNTLEIAKHFSFISNIVSEPDRGLYDAMNKGLTLAKGKYVWFLNAGDEIFKPDTLINLFEAFKLNADIYYSDAMLVRENGSKVGLRSKFTPHSLPVSLKWQDFALGMKVCHQAFIANKSVAPPYDIANLSADIDWEIECLKKAKQVHLIEIPLCCYLVGGLSIKNHRRSLLDRFRVLRKHFGLLPSIYNHFRIFVRGAVFARTHGKYW; this is translated from the coding sequence ATGAATGACTTTCCGTTGCTTACGATTATCACCATAACTTATAATGCGGAACAGTTTCTGGAACGCACGCTAAAAAGTGTGCAGGCTGCCTTGAACAACATTACAAAGCTGCAAGCTGTGGAATATTTGATCATTGATGGCAAATCCAGTGATAACACCCTGGAAATCGCAAAGCATTTCTCATTTATCTCAAACATTGTTTCAGAGCCCGACCGCGGGTTGTATGACGCAATGAACAAAGGCCTGACCCTTGCAAAAGGAAAATACGTATGGTTTTTGAACGCAGGTGACGAAATTTTTAAACCTGATACACTAATAAACCTGTTTGAGGCATTCAAACTCAATGCGGATATTTATTACAGCGATGCAATGCTTGTGCGTGAAAACGGAAGTAAGGTGGGTCTGCGAAGTAAATTTACGCCTCATTCGCTGCCGGTAAGCCTGAAATGGCAGGACTTTGCACTAGGGATGAAAGTTTGCCACCAGGCATTTATTGCCAACAAGTCGGTTGCACCGCCCTACGATATTGCAAACCTCAGCGCGGACATTGACTGGGAAATTGAATGTTTGAAAAAAGCGAAGCAAGTCCATTTGATTGAAATTCCACTTTGCTGCTATCTGGTTGGCGGATTGTCCATCAAAAACCATCGCCGCTCGCTGCTCGACCGCTTCCGGGTTTTGCGTAAGCATTTCGGGCTGTTACCCTCCATTTATAATCATTTCCGCATATTCGTGCGGGGCGCTGTGTTTGCTCGTACCCACGGTAAGTATTGGTAG
- a CDS encoding SusC/RagA family TonB-linked outer membrane protein has protein sequence MKKVLLLAMFCLVSTWMSVYGQDVRVTGKVTTDSDASPLPGATVQIKGSTVGTQTDADGNYTISAPSSTSVIVFSFVGMTVQEVTVGSQSVIDVKMSSDTRSLSEVVVTGFGSQIKRDLTGNIAQVKGTEIQNMPVASVDAALQGRAAGVYVNSGSGKLGQAINVRIRGNSSISASSQPLYVVDGMPITTSDQSNSDGGATNPLSDINSNDIESIEILKDASAGAIYGSRAANGVVLITTKRGKAGKTNVSINYQLGTSEATRRVNFLNAEQYVKFYTAAALNSDRIDEIDPSDPESSTAYFLDRLDYYSLGTANTPQQKDYPWQDQAFNKGAMQQLDFQLNGGSEKTKFFLSGQYLDQKGTIIGNELDRLSGRMNLDHQAYNWLQVGLSMGLARTVNKRLPGDNSFSNPLQMAALTPLTPFTDPETGLPIGTPPGDVNLPLYFNPMISINYASFTATSFRNLTNAYAQINLLPSLKFRSELGIDLLNQNEESYYQSQNIRNIDQATNGLGENFGTFVTNYNTNNFLSFDKTFDVHALSATLGMSYQQSQTKISSTAGTQFPSNSYKKIASAATKSDGSSSETNYRFLSYFLRLNYKFSEKYLLAASARIDGSSRFGANSRYGFFPSVSAGWVLTEEAFLKNNNTLSFLKIRGSYGTTGNSEIGDFPQLGLFSGDAGYAGAAGQRPSQLANPNLKWETTNQADFGLDFGLFNNRINGEIDYYVKKTNGLLLEVNVPATSGFSVRVDNVGKLENKGVEFVLNTQNIVGKFKWNTSLNIANNKNKVTDIQGQIIEGGIRSMSRVMEGQPVGVFYTVEYAGVDKANGDALFYRNTEENGNIDRSTVSNYNSARRVVAGNPNPKFVGGITNTFSFKGLDLNIFFNGVAGNKINFYGVGQYSSANGIYEDNQTADQLNSWTAENTDTDVPEARFYKGNGNQASTRYIYDGSYLRLRSMTLGYNLPSSVTNRLKMDRVRLYVSGMNLATFTNYKGWDPEVNTDDISERDLKFALGNDFYTAPQPRTILFGVNIGF, from the coding sequence ATGAAAAAAGTTCTGCTATTAGCAATGTTTTGCTTGGTTAGCACATGGATGTCCGTTTACGGGCAGGATGTTCGGGTTACCGGAAAAGTCACAACGGATAGTGATGCTTCTCCGCTGCCGGGCGCAACAGTGCAAATCAAGGGATCGACAGTGGGGACGCAAACGGACGCCGACGGAAATTACACCATCAGCGCGCCTTCATCAACATCTGTCATTGTATTTAGTTTCGTGGGAATGACGGTGCAGGAAGTTACTGTGGGAAGCCAGAGCGTCATTGATGTGAAAATGTCGAGCGACACACGTAGTCTGAGCGAAGTGGTGGTGACCGGTTTCGGATCGCAGATCAAGCGCGACCTCACTGGTAACATTGCCCAGGTGAAGGGGACAGAAATTCAAAATATGCCTGTTGCGAGCGTGGACGCTGCATTGCAAGGACGTGCAGCCGGGGTTTATGTCAACAGCGGGTCTGGTAAACTGGGGCAGGCAATTAATGTACGAATTAGAGGAAACTCATCCATCAGCGCAAGCAGCCAGCCATTATATGTGGTGGATGGAATGCCTATTACAACTTCCGATCAAAGCAACAGCGATGGCGGTGCTACGAACCCATTGTCTGATATCAACTCCAACGACATTGAATCCATCGAAATCCTGAAAGATGCTTCTGCGGGGGCCATTTACGGTTCCCGTGCTGCCAATGGTGTTGTTTTGATCACAACAAAACGCGGTAAGGCCGGAAAAACCAATGTGAGCATCAATTATCAGCTTGGAACGTCGGAGGCCACAAGACGTGTGAACTTTTTGAATGCCGAACAATATGTCAAATTTTACACCGCTGCCGCACTCAATAGCGACCGCATTGACGAAATTGATCCAAGTGATCCGGAATCGAGCACCGCTTATTTCCTCGACCGATTGGATTATTACAGCTTGGGAACTGCCAATACGCCTCAGCAGAAGGATTACCCATGGCAGGATCAGGCATTTAATAAAGGGGCTATGCAGCAGCTTGACTTCCAGCTGAACGGCGGAAGTGAGAAGACGAAATTTTTTCTTTCGGGTCAATATTTAGATCAAAAAGGGACCATTATCGGCAACGAGCTGGACAGGCTTTCGGGCCGTATGAACCTCGATCACCAGGCGTATAACTGGTTGCAAGTAGGATTATCAATGGGTCTGGCAAGAACAGTGAATAAGCGCCTTCCCGGGGACAATTCATTCTCCAACCCACTGCAAATGGCTGCTTTAACACCGCTGACGCCATTTACCGATCCTGAAACAGGCCTGCCCATTGGAACGCCTCCCGGTGATGTGAACCTGCCATTGTATTTCAATCCGATGATCTCGATCAACTACGCGAGCTTTACGGCAACTTCATTCCGGAACCTGACCAATGCTTATGCGCAAATCAACCTTTTGCCGTCGCTGAAATTCCGCAGTGAACTGGGGATTGACTTGCTGAACCAGAATGAAGAAAGCTATTATCAAAGCCAGAACATCAGGAACATTGATCAGGCGACGAACGGCTTGGGAGAGAACTTCGGAACATTTGTAACGAACTATAATACCAACAACTTTTTGAGCTTCGACAAAACCTTTGATGTACATGCATTGAGTGCAACACTTGGGATGTCGTATCAGCAATCTCAAACAAAGATCAGCTCGACTGCCGGAACACAATTTCCTTCTAACTCGTATAAGAAAATTGCGAGTGCGGCTACCAAATCGGACGGAAGTTCCAGCGAAACCAATTACCGTTTCCTTTCCTACTTCCTGCGTTTGAACTACAAATTTTCAGAAAAATACCTGCTGGCAGCCAGCGCGCGTATCGACGGATCTTCCCGATTTGGTGCGAACTCCCGCTACGGATTCTTCCCTTCCGTATCAGCGGGATGGGTTTTGACAGAAGAGGCATTTTTGAAAAACAACAATACGCTTAGTTTTCTTAAAATAAGAGGAAGCTACGGTACAACCGGGAACTCCGAAATAGGCGATTTTCCGCAGTTGGGTTTATTTTCGGGCGATGCTGGTTATGCCGGTGCAGCCGGTCAGCGTCCTTCACAACTTGCTAACCCCAATTTGAAATGGGAAACAACGAATCAAGCGGATTTTGGTCTGGATTTTGGGTTGTTCAATAACCGTATCAATGGTGAAATTGATTATTACGTCAAAAAAACCAATGGTTTGTTGCTGGAAGTGAATGTGCCTGCCACGTCTGGTTTCTCTGTACGCGTGGATAACGTAGGCAAGCTGGAAAACAAGGGAGTTGAATTTGTTTTGAACACTCAAAACATTGTGGGCAAATTCAAATGGAACACTTCATTGAACATTGCCAACAACAAAAACAAGGTTACCGACATTCAGGGACAGATTATCGAGGGCGGTATCCGCAGTATGAGCCGCGTGATGGAAGGCCAGCCGGTGGGCGTGTTTTACACCGTTGAATATGCGGGCGTAGACAAGGCGAACGGCGATGCGCTCTTTTATAGAAATACGGAGGAAAATGGAAACATTGACAGATCCACCGTATCAAATTACAACAGTGCGCGCCGCGTGGTTGCCGGAAATCCAAACCCAAAATTTGTGGGCGGGATCACCAACACATTCTCATTCAAAGGTTTGGATCTGAATATATTCTTTAACGGTGTTGCCGGAAATAAGATCAATTTCTACGGTGTAGGCCAATATTCGTCTGCCAACGGAATTTATGAGGATAATCAAACAGCCGATCAGCTCAACTCCTGGACTGCTGAGAACACCGACACAGATGTTCCCGAGGCGCGTTTCTACAAAGGAAATGGCAACCAGGCTTCCACACGTTACATTTATGACGGGTCGTATCTGCGTTTGAGATCCATGACTTTGGGTTACAACCTGCCATCCAGCGTTACGAACCGCCTGAAAATGGACCGCGTTCGTCTGTATGTTTCTGGTATGAACCTGGCAACTTTCACCAACTATAAAGGATGGGATCCGGAAGTGAACACCGATGACATTTCCGAAAGGGACTTAAAATTTGCGCTTGGAAACGACTTTTACACCGCTCCGCAGCCACGGACGATATTATTTGGCGTGAACATCGGTTTCTAA
- a CDS encoding RagB/SusD family nutrient uptake outer membrane protein, translating to MKKKVYIYSVALAAGLFFTSSCNSKLDVDPTQSIDETDALSTSKDVEVTLIGCYDALQDVDVYGGAFQYSSELLGDNEEIAFGGTFQNMLEISDKQLTTVNVTAELTWRDSYVTINRCNNVLSALSIVDEEKRARIEGEARFIRGSVYFDLVRLYAKTWGDGDNASNPGVPLVLEPTRVVTDENKLARNSVAEVYAQVLEDLNAAKSLLPETNTIYANKYAASAQLSRVYLQQGNFAFARDEANTVIGSDDYTLNSTFESLFYTFINNGGANPREYIFSMIVTSQDGTNDMNTYFGTTVDDIPGTGGRGDIRILTKHRALYEAGDKRGAFFLTPNSNTYTQKHLDNLGNVVQFRLAEMYLTRAEANFRLGTVVGATPLADINRIRVRAGLKAATAVTLPSILKERHLELAFEGLALHDAKRNKQNVGTIPYNSPRLIFPVPQREIDVNNKLVQNEGYN from the coding sequence ATGAAAAAGAAAGTATACATATATAGTGTGGCACTTGCTGCCGGATTGTTTTTTACGAGTTCCTGCAATAGCAAGTTGGATGTTGATCCGACACAAAGCATTGATGAAACAGACGCGTTAAGCACTTCCAAGGACGTTGAAGTAACATTAATCGGCTGCTACGATGCATTGCAGGACGTTGATGTGTATGGCGGTGCATTCCAATATTCATCCGAACTACTTGGTGACAATGAAGAAATCGCTTTCGGCGGAACATTCCAGAATATGCTCGAAATTTCGGACAAGCAGCTGACTACGGTCAATGTAACTGCCGAACTTACGTGGCGCGATTCATACGTGACGATTAACCGTTGCAACAATGTTTTGTCTGCATTGAGCATTGTGGATGAGGAGAAGCGCGCCCGGATCGAGGGGGAAGCGAGATTTATCCGTGGATCGGTTTATTTCGATCTGGTAAGGTTATATGCCAAAACATGGGGCGATGGCGACAATGCGAGTAATCCAGGCGTTCCGTTGGTGCTGGAACCAACCCGTGTGGTAACAGATGAGAATAAGCTGGCCAGAAATTCGGTTGCGGAAGTGTATGCCCAGGTTCTGGAAGACCTGAATGCGGCTAAATCATTGTTGCCGGAAACCAACACGATTTATGCAAACAAATATGCCGCTTCGGCCCAACTCTCTCGGGTTTATCTGCAACAAGGAAATTTTGCATTCGCTCGTGACGAAGCCAATACGGTGATTGGATCGGACGATTACACCCTTAACAGCACATTTGAGTCATTGTTTTACACATTTATAAACAATGGTGGTGCAAACCCGAGGGAGTACATTTTCTCTATGATTGTGACGTCGCAGGATGGAACGAACGATATGAACACTTATTTTGGGACAACCGTTGATGATATTCCCGGAACTGGTGGTCGCGGTGATATTCGTATTCTGACCAAGCATAGGGCACTTTATGAAGCCGGTGACAAGCGTGGTGCATTTTTCCTGACTCCAAACAGCAACACCTATACGCAAAAGCATCTGGATAACCTGGGTAACGTGGTGCAATTCCGTCTGGCTGAAATGTATCTGACGCGCGCCGAGGCTAATTTCCGCCTCGGAACTGTCGTAGGCGCGACGCCTTTGGCAGACATTAACCGCATCCGCGTAAGGGCCGGCTTGAAGGCTGCAACAGCAGTAACATTGCCATCGATCCTGAAAGAACGTCACCTGGAACTTGCATTTGAAGGTCTCGCGTTGCATGACGCAAAACGTAACAAGCAAAATGTCGGCACGATTCCCTACAATTCCCCCAGACTGATTTTCCCGGTTCCACAACGCGAAATCGATGTAAACAATAAGCTGGTGCAGAATGAGGGTTATAATTAG
- a CDS encoding DUF4302 domain-containing protein, producing MKKSILYLLLSCAFLPACDNSDDTVFEETADARLNAALASYEKQLIEAPYGWNAVIYPGGGGTYGFHFKFDDKNRVTMYSDFSAESAAKSKESSYRLKAVQTPVLIFDTYSYLHILADPDREVNGGDVGEGLQSDFEFSIFPDSVKAESITLVGRKNNSRLVLTKATQAQATAYAAGDLADGVLFNNITKYQAYFKRVTLGNVTYEITLSPRTRTIKLTWLDGSIPKTFTTNYYFTSAGVSFVSPLVNGSQTINGFTNITWNANAVQVGITASGLKGTVVSAIKPLSVDLAAARRWWQDPIESGGYWESGTGFHVNGVDDALKVQDLKVGEATFYSYIYQPAADGSIDLFGPIFYENEGVTLFYGHGPGRPTFTSDGRIVFEQVATYGVLPTTGPAVESAKLLFETSGHYLIQTSETTYDMVSAKDAKSWISWQ from the coding sequence ATGAAAAAATCCATACTATATCTGCTGCTTTCCTGCGCTTTTCTCCCTGCTTGTGATAATAGTGACGACACAGTCTTTGAAGAAACAGCTGATGCACGGTTGAATGCAGCCCTGGCCTCTTACGAAAAGCAACTCATTGAAGCTCCCTATGGTTGGAATGCGGTTATCTATCCCGGCGGTGGTGGCACATATGGTTTTCATTTCAAATTTGATGACAAGAACCGCGTAACCATGTATTCGGATTTTTCTGCTGAGTCAGCTGCTAAATCCAAGGAAAGCAGTTACCGCCTGAAGGCCGTGCAGACGCCGGTTTTGATTTTTGACACCTATTCCTATCTGCACATTCTTGCCGATCCCGACAGGGAAGTGAACGGCGGCGATGTAGGAGAAGGCTTGCAATCCGATTTCGAATTCAGCATTTTCCCTGATTCCGTTAAAGCAGAATCTATAACGCTTGTAGGAAGGAAAAATAACAGCCGGCTAGTGCTAACCAAAGCAACCCAGGCACAAGCAACTGCTTATGCGGCGGGAGATCTGGCAGACGGAGTTTTATTCAACAACATTACCAAGTATCAGGCTTATTTTAAACGGGTTACGCTGGGAAATGTAACGTATGAAATTACGCTTAGCCCACGCACCCGCACCATTAAATTGACGTGGCTGGATGGAAGCATTCCCAAGACTTTTACAACCAATTATTACTTTACTTCGGCAGGCGTTTCATTCGTTTCACCGCTCGTAAATGGTTCACAAACCATTAATGGCTTTACGAATATAACCTGGAATGCAAATGCAGTTCAGGTCGGGATTACAGCGAGCGGCTTAAAAGGAACCGTTGTAAGTGCTATTAAGCCTTTATCCGTAGACCTGGCCGCTGCCAGAAGATGGTGGCAGGATCCTATTGAGTCGGGTGGTTACTGGGAATCTGGCACAGGATTTCATGTAAATGGCGTTGACGACGCCCTGAAAGTACAAGATCTAAAAGTCGGTGAAGCGACGTTTTACAGTTACATTTATCAGCCTGCCGCAGATGGTAGCATCGACCTGTTTGGTCCGATATTCTACGAGAACGAAGGGGTGACGCTTTTTTATGGACACGGTCCCGGACGTCCCACATTTACAAGCGACGGAAGGATCGTATTTGAACAGGTAGCAACTTATGGCGTCCTTCCTACAACTGGTCCAGCGGTAGAATCAGCCAAATTACTCTTCGAAACAAGCGGACATTATTTGATCCAAACCTCAGAAACAACCTACGATATGGTTAGCGCTAAGGATGCCAAGTCTTGGATTAGCTGGCAATAA
- a CDS encoding zinc-binding metallopeptidase codes for MIIKQLHKILFAALFLSMGLSGCKEEGIGEVDDIPGLGGDEWVQGPVDKWILDSLVTPYNISAKYKWDQFEFGNITKTLVPPDEAQVIPLLSTIKKAWTVPYVQEAGKVFYNKFSPKFFILSGSNEYNAEGSITLGTAEGGRKVVLFGVNYFKIKGMAGYDAARDSAFVKDWFLHTIHHEFGHILHQTVLYPVEFKAITKSLYQGGNWINWSDSDARRDGFVTAYSSLNFDEDFVEMIAMMLTEGKAGFDKIVNSIPEGTSPRGTTKAQAQASLRQKEAIVVAYYKNTWKIDFYSLQKRVRTSMNKLF; via the coding sequence ATGATCATAAAACAATTACACAAGATTTTGTTTGCCGCGCTGTTCCTGAGTATGGGCCTCAGCGGGTGCAAAGAAGAGGGGATAGGGGAGGTTGACGACATTCCGGGCCTGGGAGGAGACGAATGGGTGCAAGGACCAGTTGATAAGTGGATCCTGGACAGCCTTGTTACGCCCTATAACATTTCGGCCAAGTACAAATGGGACCAGTTTGAGTTCGGTAACATTACGAAAACGCTCGTTCCACCCGATGAAGCCCAGGTTATTCCTTTGTTGAGCACCATCAAAAAGGCGTGGACGGTCCCTTATGTGCAGGAAGCCGGAAAGGTTTTTTATAATAAATTTTCCCCCAAATTCTTCATCCTATCCGGCAGTAACGAGTACAATGCGGAGGGGTCAATTACACTGGGAACAGCGGAAGGTGGCCGGAAAGTGGTGTTATTTGGTGTAAATTATTTCAAAATAAAAGGCATGGCCGGTTATGATGCAGCACGGGATTCTGCATTTGTAAAGGACTGGTTTTTGCACACCATTCACCATGAATTTGGCCACATTTTGCATCAGACCGTTCTCTATCCGGTTGAATTTAAAGCCATTACCAAATCATTGTATCAGGGAGGAAACTGGATCAACTGGTCGGACAGCGATGCCCGCCGGGACGGATTTGTAACAGCTTACAGTTCCCTGAACTTCGATGAAGATTTTGTTGAAATGATTGCAATGATGCTTACCGAGGGAAAAGCAGGTTTTGATAAAATTGTCAACTCCATCCCGGAAGGCACAAGCCCCAGGGGAACAACCAAGGCGCAGGCACAGGCCTCATTAAGGCAAAAGGAGGCGATTGTGGTCGCTTATTACAAGAACACCTGGAAGATTGATTTTTATAGCCTGCAAAAACGGGTTAGGACTTCAATGAACAAGCTATTTTAA